The following are encoded in a window of Nakamurella sp. A5-74 genomic DNA:
- a CDS encoding nucleotide pyrophosphohydrolase, which translates to MPEPQPHLDYDALHADIRGFADERDWRQFHDPKSLLIAMMGEVGEVSELIQWLPAAEAGALVTAEPLAGRMRAELADVFIYLIQLADACDVDLITAGAEKLAANARKYPAETVRGAAPERPGAH; encoded by the coding sequence GTGCCTGAACCGCAGCCTCACCTCGACTACGACGCGTTGCACGCCGACATCCGTGGATTCGCCGACGAGCGCGACTGGCGGCAGTTCCACGACCCGAAGAGCTTGCTCATCGCGATGATGGGTGAGGTCGGCGAGGTGTCGGAGCTGATCCAGTGGTTGCCCGCCGCCGAGGCAGGGGCACTGGTGACGGCCGAACCGCTGGCCGGGCGGATGCGCGCGGAACTGGCCGACGTGTTCATTTACCTGATCCAGCTCGCCGACGCCTGCGACGTCGACCTGATCACCGCAGGTGCGGAGAAGCTCGCCGCCAACGCACGGAAGTACCCGGCGGAGACGGTGCGCGGGGCCGCACCGGAACGACCGGGAGCGCACTGA
- a CDS encoding DeoR/GlpR family DNA-binding transcription regulator has product MLTVTRHAKILEVLRRSGEVSVDDLAGQFGVSSSTIRRDLNALSADKLLKRVRGGGAVEPDAVPFGETAHQALTEKTRIAMAAANLVNDGDVVLIDIGTTTALLARFLRGKHITVLTSSLAVVDELRDDEDVEVIVLGGVLRRTYHSLVGILTEQALSQLRAHLCFMGTSGIRRDGYVMDSTGIEVPVKKAMIASSERTIVLADGSKYPGAGLLTVCAPSEIHTLITNSDADAATLELFRSAGAEVLTV; this is encoded by the coding sequence ATGCTCACGGTCACGCGGCACGCGAAGATCCTCGAGGTCCTGCGCAGGTCCGGGGAGGTGTCCGTCGACGACCTGGCCGGGCAGTTCGGGGTCTCGTCCTCGACGATCCGGCGCGACCTGAACGCGCTCAGCGCGGACAAGCTGCTCAAACGCGTGCGCGGTGGCGGCGCGGTGGAGCCGGACGCGGTTCCGTTCGGCGAGACCGCCCACCAGGCCCTCACCGAGAAGACCCGGATCGCGATGGCCGCAGCGAACCTGGTGAACGACGGCGACGTGGTGCTGATCGACATCGGCACCACCACCGCCCTGCTGGCGAGATTCCTGCGCGGCAAGCACATCACCGTGCTCACTTCCAGCCTCGCGGTGGTCGACGAGCTCCGCGACGACGAGGACGTCGAGGTGATCGTGCTCGGCGGGGTGCTGCGGCGTACCTATCATTCGCTGGTCGGGATCCTCACCGAACAGGCGCTGAGTCAGCTGCGCGCGCACCTCTGCTTCATGGGCACGAGCGGCATCCGCCGGGACGGCTACGTGATGGATTCGACCGGGATCGAGGTACCGGTGAAGAAGGCCATGATCGCCTCGTCCGAGCGCACCATCGTGCTGGCCGATGGATCGAAGTACCCGGGTGCCGGTCTGCTGACGGTGTGCGCGCCGTCGGAGATCCACACCCTCATCACCAACAGCGACGCCGACGCCGCCACGCTGGAGCTGTTCCGCTCCGCCGGCGCCGAGGTGCTCACCGTATGA
- a CDS encoding 6-phospho-beta-glucosidase — protein MKLTIIGGGGFRVPQVYQAVAAQDAPVRLDEVALYDVDVGRLDVIHRIITELAQQLPHAPRLTVTTDLDEALTGADFIFAAVRIGGLRGRIGDERVALDLGVLGQETTGPGGLAYALRTVPVMTALAHRIAQLAPEAWTINFTNPAGIVTEAMRKVLGDKVVGICDTPIGLMRRTSAAVAAASGSPLETVQPGSFDYVGLNHLGWLRSVAVEGIDLLPTLLADDSLLDGIEEARLMGHDWVRALGALPNEYLYYYYFTREATAKIRAAEHTRGEFLQQEQSAFYAEVGHAGCGSLQTWLDVQHRRESSYMAESRPDGAAGARRMDDVQGGYQQVALDLMAAIANDRPATMILNIANDGLVPQLPDEAVIEVGCVVTAEGVKPWPIAPVTGHMLGLMASVKAVEQLTIEAALTRSSELAWKAFALHPLVDSIAVGRALLDGYRQVHPGLARALD, from the coding sequence ATGAAGCTGACGATCATCGGCGGCGGCGGCTTCCGCGTCCCGCAGGTCTACCAGGCCGTCGCCGCTCAAGACGCCCCGGTGCGGCTGGACGAGGTCGCGTTGTACGACGTCGACGTCGGGCGGCTGGACGTGATCCACCGGATCATCACCGAGCTCGCGCAGCAGCTCCCGCACGCACCGCGGCTCACCGTCACGACAGATCTCGACGAGGCACTGACCGGGGCCGACTTCATCTTCGCGGCCGTCCGCATCGGCGGTCTGCGGGGCCGCATCGGTGACGAGCGGGTGGCGCTGGACCTCGGCGTGCTCGGCCAGGAGACCACCGGTCCGGGTGGCCTGGCCTACGCGCTGCGCACCGTACCTGTGATGACGGCGCTCGCGCACAGGATCGCGCAGCTCGCACCGGAAGCGTGGACGATCAACTTCACCAACCCGGCCGGCATCGTCACAGAGGCGATGCGAAAGGTGTTGGGAGACAAGGTCGTCGGCATCTGCGACACCCCGATCGGACTGATGCGCCGCACCAGCGCGGCGGTGGCTGCCGCGTCCGGCTCCCCCCTCGAGACCGTGCAGCCCGGCTCCTTCGACTACGTCGGGCTCAATCACCTGGGCTGGCTGAGATCCGTTGCAGTGGAAGGGATCGACCTGCTGCCGACGCTGCTCGCCGACGACAGCCTGCTGGACGGGATCGAAGAAGCCCGACTGATGGGCCACGACTGGGTGCGAGCGCTCGGTGCGCTGCCGAACGAGTATCTGTACTACTACTACTTCACCCGCGAGGCGACGGCGAAGATCCGCGCCGCGGAACACACCCGCGGGGAGTTCCTGCAGCAGGAACAGTCGGCGTTCTACGCCGAGGTCGGGCATGCCGGGTGCGGGTCGCTGCAGACCTGGCTGGACGTCCAGCACCGTCGCGAATCCAGCTACATGGCCGAGAGTCGTCCCGACGGTGCGGCCGGGGCGCGCCGGATGGACGACGTGCAGGGCGGCTACCAGCAGGTCGCTCTCGATCTGATGGCGGCGATCGCGAACGACCGACCGGCCACCATGATCCTCAACATCGCCAACGACGGGCTGGTCCCCCAGTTGCCGGACGAAGCGGTGATCGAGGTCGGCTGCGTCGTGACGGCGGAGGGTGTGAAGCCCTGGCCGATCGCTCCGGTGACCGGACACATGCTCGGCCTGATGGCATCGGTGAAAGCCGTGGAGCAGTTGACGATCGAAGCGGCGCTGACCCGCTCGTCCGAGCTGGCATGGAAGGCGTTCGCGCTGCATCCGCTCGTCGACTCGATCGCAGTGGGACGCGCGCTGCTGGACGGCTATCGGCAGGTGCACCCGGGCCTCGCCCGTGCGCTGGACTGA
- a CDS encoding spermidine synthase has product MKIEELDWAETEWGTISLRRRHDRVTDKLVHEVKLDDDFLMSSQFTLGEEEVARLGLAAVVGDRLRVLVGGLGLGYTAWTAIQDPRVHQLVVIEALPQVIGWHRSELFDDTRGLATDPHVQLVQDDFFDLVRSGRTEEPYDALLIDIDHAPDWHLRSDHGDFYTELGLRSAASMLLPHGVLSLWSDEPPESVFVAMLRTAFEHADAHVVTFANPLTGGESTNTVYLGRGPRGAG; this is encoded by the coding sequence ATGAAGATCGAGGAGCTCGACTGGGCCGAGACGGAGTGGGGCACCATCAGCCTGCGCCGTCGCCACGACCGCGTCACCGACAAGCTGGTCCATGAGGTCAAGCTCGACGACGACTTCCTCATGTCGAGCCAGTTCACCCTCGGTGAGGAGGAGGTCGCGCGGCTCGGGCTCGCCGCCGTTGTCGGGGATCGGTTGCGGGTCCTGGTCGGTGGGCTGGGGCTGGGCTACACCGCGTGGACCGCGATCCAGGATCCGCGCGTCCACCAGCTCGTCGTCATCGAAGCCCTGCCCCAGGTGATCGGCTGGCACCGCAGCGAACTGTTCGACGACACCCGCGGGCTCGCAACGGATCCGCACGTCCAGCTGGTGCAGGACGACTTCTTCGACCTGGTCCGCTCGGGCCGTACCGAAGAGCCCTACGACGCGTTGCTCATCGACATCGACCACGCCCCTGACTGGCACCTACGTTCCGATCACGGCGATTTCTACACCGAACTGGGACTCCGCTCCGCCGCGTCGATGCTCCTGCCACACGGGGTGCTGTCGTTGTGGTCCGACGAGCCGCCGGAGTCGGTTTTCGTCGCGATGCTGCGCACCGCCTTCGAGCATGCCGACGCGCACGTCGTCACCTTCGCCAATCCCCTGACCGGCGGGGAGTCCACCAACACCGTCTATCTGGGCCGAGGTCCGCGCGGCGCAGGCTGA